From Penicillium psychrofluorescens genome assembly, chromosome: 1, one genomic window encodes:
- a CDS encoding uncharacterized protein (ID:PFLUO_000142-T1.cds;~source:funannotate), with amino-acid sequence MKFILSTLVLPLLAAAAPTPNEEAKTNPPFTVMSIRSGSPIHFLTMTASGTHFYLGGKTSSYCPSEEGLVCPPGKETVLADNGNVMDAEVAGGQQVYVGPAGALRYTEAHSASMPQGSTVGGMHYDKEKPYSYLTFKGRGTNGLMACPTKDHKHWQVFAALEDAKVPTGNVKDCLGFEAMAITYKGKNPPVWQYE; translated from the exons ATGAAGTTCATCCTGTCTACCCTCGTCCTGCCCTTGCTGGCGGCCGCAGCGCCAACCCCCAACGAAGAAGCGAAAACCAACCCGCCCTTCACCGTCATGTCCATCCGTTCAGGATCGCCCATCCACTTCCTCACCATGACCGCCTCCGGCACGCACTTCTACCTCGGCGGCAAGACGTCCTCCTACTGCCCTTCGGAGGAGGGTCTCGTGTGCCCCCCGGGCAAGGAAACTGTCTTGGCTGATAACGGCAATGTGATG GATGCCGAGGTCGCCGGTGGACAGCAAGTCTACGTTGGTCCCGCCGGTGCGCTGAGATACACCGAGGCGCACTCCGCCTCCATGCCCCAGGGCTCCACCGTGGGAGGGATGCACTACGATAAGGAAAAGCCGTATTCCTACTTGACCTTCAAGGGCCGGGGCACCAACGGATTGATGGCCTGCCCGACCAAGGACCACAAGCACTGGCAGGTGTTTGCGGCCCTCGAGGACGCAAAGGTGCCGACGGGCAATGTGAAGGACTGCCTGGGGTTcgaggccatggccatcaCGTACAAGGGCAAAAACCCCCCGGTCTGGCAGTACGAGTAa
- a CDS encoding uncharacterized protein (ID:PFLUO_000138-T1.cds;~source:funannotate), whose translation MWKPLVEFLALLPLLLQPSLANTDDQTSARVNCGSFGNPAALCRPRFRYWLPDASVDASIVQENIKAAGEIGAGGVELVPYYNYGGQLGGEPAGANWSKYGFGTPAFREIFVAALQAHKEAGLYMDFAMGPNQGQGVPAHPDDEGLQWDLEPFSVVVPQDGHFEDVIPGWGAGELVALVSAEVLSSRNMSIAAGMTLFGEPQTWFLQLTLKNGTLKEWTCHVSSTGHVSLELPAAKSPYRLFAFYQFQTHKKNLDYSANVSETIFDSGSYTVDHFSARGAHTTTTFWEEHLLKDGVQELLMDVGHYGWEDSLEIRANISWTPSLPELFKSKYGYNLKPFLPLVMFGDNNIDIQATQPGMIQCVLDTSDQGVGYLDDFRGALVEGYREYLHGLMHWLNSKLNLQISTQVSYNLPMDMEANIPFVNAPECESLQFSNNIDGYRQFSGPANLAGKRVISNEMGAVIFKAYNFPHSELLFAINSAVSGGVNQFVLHGESYTGDYYGTTWSGYTAFSYLFSEPYSDKQPSWNHGFGDILNYTARVQLLQQSGIPRTDVAIYNKVSATNFTFPSLYTSTDMLDAGYTYTYLSPDNFALPEATVQNGRLAPNGPAYKAMVITSNSNLTLEGVHYIQKYAHAGLTVIISGGDPGVYATRDGRDTSAVKQAIQSLKQTRNVYSVPSGQVAAKLHSLGLKPQTSIQTNGTWYSTWREDNRTGMDHAFIFCDTNASTGTVDIGSTKAPFILNPWTGEMKPALNYKRVDGRVILPLSLAGNQTVMIAFSNDTVAPMMHVTQIPSTVVGYEYSPQTGVILHIASGPNDKPLILSNGSQITTLATGVAPSITLSNWTLTVEHWDAPQEMSDASVIASKHNTTHQLSSLVSWTQIAGLQNASGIGYYTTSFAWPPSAHAADGAYLVLPPIIHAARITVNGQRLPPVDLAAPRANLGPYLRSGRNVVTIVVPTTMWNYLRSIFGQLRNAGIKPLLLEQMSTLPARGPNGLVGKVELVPYANVRI comes from the exons atGTGGAAACCTCTTGTAGAATTTCTAGCccttctcccgctcctcctACAGCCCTCGCTAGCCAACACAGACGACCAAACCTCCGCTCGAGTCAATTGCGGATCATTCGGCAATCCCGCCGCGCTATGCCGTCCACGGTTTCGCTACTGGCTTCCCGATGCTAGTGTGGATGCCTCGATCGTGCAGGAGAATATCAAGGCTGCCGGTGAAATCGGCGCCGGAGGCGTAGAACTCGTGCCATATTATAACTATGGAGGCCAATTGGGCGGCGAGCCGGCTGGCGCGAACTGGTCTAAGTATGGATTTGGGACTCCTGCTTTTAGGGAAATCTTTGTTGCGGCTTTGCAAGCCCATAAAGAGGCTGGGCTTTATATGGATTTTGCAATGGGTCCGAATCAGGGACAGGGCGTCCCTGCTCATCCGGATGATGAGGGGCTTCAGTGGGATCTG GAGCCGTTCTCGGTTGTCGTGCCCCAGGATGGCCACTTCGAAGACGTGATTCCTGGATGGGGAGCCGGGGAGCTAGTAGCTCTGGTGTCCGCCGAAGTACTTTCGTCAAGGAACATGAGCATTGCTGCGGGCATGACCTTATTTGGGGAGCCCCAGACCTGGTTTCTGCAGCTCACCCTCAAGAATGGCACTCTGAAAGAGTGGACGTGCCATGTCTCATCTACCGGCCATGTCTCTCTCGAGTTGCCAGCAGCGAAATCACCGTACCGACTGTTTGCCTTCTACCAATTCCAGACCCACAAGAAGAATCTCGATTATAGTGCGAATGTGTCTGAGACAATCTTCGACAGCGGTTCATATACCGTGGATCACTTCAGTGCTCGCGGAGCACACACAACCACTACGTTCTGGGAGGAGCATTTGCTCAAGGATGGAGTGCAAGAGCTATTAATGGATGTTGGCCACTATG GCTGGGAGGATAGCTTGGAGATTCGAGCGAATATTTCGTGGACGCCATCGCTACCGGAACTTTTCAAGTCCAAGTACGGCTACAACCTAAAGCCGTTCCTGCCACTGGTCATGTTCGGCGACAACAACATCGACATTCAGGCCACGCAGCCCGGGATGATACAGTGTGTTCTGGATACTTCTGACCAGGGCGTGGGTTATCTCGATGACTTCCGAGGTGCCCTGGTTGAAGGATACCGAGAATATCTGCATGGGCTAATGCACTGGCTCAACTCAAAGCTGAATCTGCAAATATCAACGCAAGTCTCGTATAACCTCCCCATGGACATGGAAGCAAATATTCCCTTTGTCAACGCTCCCGAATGTGAAAGCCTGCAGTTCTCAAACAATATCGATGGCTACCGCCAGTTCTCCGGGCCGGCCAACCTGGCTGGCAAGCGCGTCATCTCCAACGAAATGGGAGCCGTGATTTTCAAGGCGTATAACTTTCCACACTCGGAACTGCTCTTCGCCATCAACAGTGCTGTTTCCGGTGGTGTGAACCAGTTTGTGCTGCATGGCGAATCGTATACTGGCGATTACTACGGCACCACCTGGTCCGGCTACACAGCGTTCAGCTATCTTTTCTCTGAGCCGTACTCGGACAAACAGCCATCTTGGAATCATGGGTTTGGCGATATTCTCAACTATACAGCACGTGTACAGCTCCTGCAGCAGTCTGGGATCCCGCGCACCGACGTTGCTATTTACAACAAGGTGTCGGCCACGAATTTTACTTTTCCATCGTTGTACACTTCCACAGATATGCTCGACGCGG GCTACACATACACATACCTTTCCCCAGACAACTTTGCCCTGCCGGAGGCCACGGTCCAGAATGGTAGACTGGCACCGAACGGCCCGGCGTACAAGGCAATGGTAATCACCAGCAACAGTAATCTTACCTTGGAAGGCGTGCATTACATCCAGAAGTACGCCCATGCTGGTCTTACCGTGATTATAAGCGGCGGAGACCCCGGGGTGTACGCGACCCGCGACGGAAGAGATACCTCTGCTGTTAAGCAAGCCATCCAATCCTTGAAGCAGACCAGGAACGTTTACAGCGTTCCATCAGGCCAGGTGGCAGCCAAACTGCACTCTCTCGGATTGAAGCCCCAGACTAGCATACAGACCAATGGAACCTGGTACTCAACATGGCGTGAGGATAACCGGACTGGCATGGACCATGCGTTTATCTTTTGCGACACCAATGCGTCCACCGGCACTGTGGATATCGGTAGCACTAAGGCTCCGTTCATCTTGAACCCCTGGACGGGCGAAATGAAGCCCGCGCTCAACTACAAGCGAGTCGACGGCCGGGTTATACTGCCCCTAAGTCTAGCGGGCAATCAAACGGTCATGATAGCTTTCTCCAACGACACCGTCGCGCCTATGATGCATGTGACGCAGATCCCGTCTACCGTGGTCGGTTACGAGTATTCCCCACAGACCGGTGTTATACTACACATTGCCTCCGGCCCGAATGACAAGCCGTTAATCTTGTCCAACGGTAGCCAGATCACCACACTTGCTACGGGTGTTGCTCCGTCAATCACACTATCCAACTGGACATTGACCGTTGAACACTGGGACGCCCCTCAAGAGATGAGCGACGCATCGGTGATCGCCTCCAAGCACAACACAACGCATCAGCTCAGCTCCCTCGTCTCCTGGACCCAGATCGCCGGCTTGCAGAATGCATCTGGAATTGGCTATTACACCACCAGCTTCGCCTGGCCTCCCTCTGCGCACGCCGCAGATGGCGCATACCTGGTCCTCCCACCCATCATTCATGCTGCCCGGATCACGGTGAATGGACAGCGTCTGCCACCTGTCGACCTGGCCGCTCCGCGCGCCAACCTCGGGCCGTATCTTCGGTCTGGTCGGAATGTAGTGACTATTGTTGTGCCCACAACTATGTGGAACTATCTCCGCAGTATCTTCGGACAGCTCCGGAATGCAGGAATTAAACCCCTGttgctggagcagatgagcACATTGCCGGCGAGGGGGCCGAACGGGCTCGTTGGGAAGGTCGAGTTGGTGCCGTACGCCAATGTGAGGATCTGA
- a CDS encoding uncharacterized protein (ID:PFLUO_000141-T1.cds;~source:funannotate): MPGLTQTSAAFQHITVTELHPTFGAEISGVDFSRPVEDNVFQEILAAINKYGVCVFRKTGLDDARHVAFAGQFGELDDVSPYLAGGRAHRLSDVRLFDVSNVDLDGTIFALDNKRREWNKVSGTLRVGNGLFHVDSSFNPRRAGYSLLRAEELPPAGMGGETEFADVRTAFDELPADEQAELKAQNYIAAHSLWHSRKTAAPETFADFNPEDYPMSRHRLVQRHEPSGRDALYLAAHIHHIEGLDRDGSANLFNRLFAHATQPRYVLRVAWEDAGDLVLWDNTSVMHRAVGGRFEGKFKRDMRRATVHDGSAAAWGLNEHSNVRQGLP; the protein is encoded by the exons ATGCCGGGCCTGACCCAGACTTCCGCGGCCTTCCAGCATATCACCGTCACAGAGCTGCATCCGACCTTCGGCGCAGAGATCAGCGGCGTAGACTTTTCGCGCCCGGTAGAGGATAACGTTTTCCAAGAGATCTTAGCAGCAATCAACAAG TACGGCGTGTGCGTGTTCCGCAAGACAGGTCTTGATGACGCCCGACATGTTGCCTTTGCCGGACAGTTCGGCGAACTGGACGATGTGAGCCCCTATTTGGCGGGAGGGCGAGCACACCGTCTATCAGACGTACGCCTGTTTGACGTGAGCAATGTTGATCTGGACGGGACGATCTTCGCACTGGATAACAAGCGTCGGGAGTGGAACAAGGTTAGTGGAACGCTGCGGGTG GGCAACGGGTTGTTCCATGTGGACTCGAGCTTCAACCCCCGACGAGCGGGATACTCGCTTCTGAGAGCGGAAGAGCTTCCGCCAGCGGGGATGGGCGGCGAAACCGAGTTTGCGGACGTGCGAACGGCGTTTGATGAGCTGCCCGCAGACGAACAGGCCGAGCTGAAAGCACAGAACTACATCGCCGCGCACTCGCTGTGGCACTCCCGCAAAacggcggcgccggagaCTTTCGCCGACTTCAACCCGGAGGACTACCCCATGAGCCGCCACAGACTGGTACAGCGACACGAGCCCTCTGGGCGCGACGCACTCTATCTGGCGGCGCATATCCACCACATCGAGGGACTCGATCGTGATGGTTCGGCGAACCTGTTCAACCGGTTATTCGCGCATGCAACACAGCCACGATATGTGCTGCGCGTGGCGTGGGAGGATGCAGGTGACCTGGTTCTCTGGGACAACACTAGTGTCATGCACCGGGCTGTCGGCGGCCGGTTTGAAGGCAAGTTTAAGCGCGACATGCGGCGCGCGACGGTTCATGATGGCAGCGCCGCGGCATGGGGGCTGAATGAGCACAGCAATGTTCGCCAAGGGCTTCCGTGA
- a CDS encoding uncharacterized protein (ID:PFLUO_000139-T1.cds;~source:funannotate), whose amino-acid sequence MHALLTTLAALAVGLPWAHATSYDPLKPPSYPLAVRSPYLSAWIPGNDVESLPTSQAQFWAGNNLGWTVFARVNGDVYSLFGVPDAPAGVKTATVTEATYTSTHSIFTVEAGARTLTLDFFSPVSPKNYLRQSLPFSYLTVTVQDGIACAVQIYSDIDNTWTGQSNHSSWSYSAKDDTQVFQISAKDTATFSENADGQALWGSAVYASRPWAGSSLSTASGPGSAVRGRFVSHSTLTGTHADWTTDGVVAFVHDLDTFSDTRTVTFAVGHAREEAINYLGATQTGYYRSKFSDTADAASYFLDDYTLAQLESNEFDKLVSNTGDAAYGSNYSDILALSVRQVYGGIELTIPDESLDTSETRAFIKEISSDGNINTVDVIYATFPIFYVLSPDYIKLLLSPIFDYMGSSAYDQKYAVHDLGEHYPNATGHLPSGESMPIEESGNVIILTYAYQKATGSGDLATTYAAQLEQYATYLNENGLYPAAQLSLNDALGALANQTNLGIKAAVGLTTYGTLTGQQKYIATGKDWADKIWTDHLGTDEQGTHFLLQYGTPPWFLAFNQYADILFDLNAFPEESFNATGEFYPTVRAAAGVPLDGSVGWGQTNWQGFVAATVDGDAREMFISDMHSYISNGLNTAPFSDRYWVQTSGSNSPGEAYAFRARPTLGSHFALAALRGANTWL is encoded by the exons ATGCACGCGCTTCTCACGACGTTGGCCGCCCTGGCCGTTGGACTGCCCTGGGCCCATGCTACTAGCTACGACCCATTGAAGCCGCCGTCGTATCCGCTGGCCGTGCGGAGCCCCTACTTGTCTG CGTGGATCCCGGGCAATGATGTCGAATCCCTCCCCACGAGCCAGGCCCAGTTTTGGGCCGGCAATAACCTGGGCTGGACCGTGTTTGCGCGCGTCAACGGCGACGTGTATAGTCTGTTCGGCGTGCCCGATGCGCCGGCCGGCGTCAAGACCGCGACCGTCACCGAGGCCACCTACACGTCCACCCATTCCATCTTCACGGTCGAGGCGGGCGCGCGAACGTTGACCCTCGATTTCTTTTCGCCTGTGTCGCCCAAGAATTACCTCCGCCAATCACTGCCGTTCTCGTACCTGACTGTGACGGTCCAGGACGGCATCGCGTGCGCGGTGCAGATCTACTCGGACATTGACAATACTTGGACCGGCCAGTCGAATCACAGCAGTTGGAGCTACTCTGCCAAGGACGACACCCAAGTGTTCCAGATTAGCGCCAAGGACACGGCCACTTTCTCCGAAAATGCAGACGGCCAGGCCTTGTGGGGCAGTGCCGTCTACGCCTCCCGCCCCTGGGCCGGCAGTTCGCTCTCCACCGCATCGGGGCCCGGATCCGCGGTCCGCGGCCGCTTTGTGTCCCACAGTACACTGACAGGCACCCATGCCGATTGGACTACGGACGGCGTGGTAGCTTTTGTGCACGACCTGGACACCTTCTCCGATACGCGCACAGTGACTTTCGCTGTCGGTCACGCTCGTGAAGAAGCGATCAACTACCTGGGTGCGACGCAAACTGGATACTATCGCAGTAAATTCTCGGACACGGCCGACGCAGCGTCATACTTCCTAGATGATTATACACTAGCCCAGCTGGAGTCGAATGAGTTCGACAAGTTGGTCTCCAACACGGGCGACGCCGCCTATGGCTCCAACTACTCCGATATTCTGGCGCTGTCGGTGCGCCAGGTCTACGGAGGCATTGAATTGACCATCCCGGACGAATCGTTGGATACCTCCGAAACCCGCGCCTTTATCAAGGAGATCTCCAGCGATGGCAACATTAATACGGTCGACGTCATCTACGCAACCTTCCCCATTTTCTACGTCCTCAGCCCGGACTACATCAAGCTGCTCCTCTCCCCCATATTCGACTATATGGGCAGTAGTGCCTACGATCAGAAGTATGCTGTGCACGATCTCGGTGAACACTACCCCAATGCCACGGGCCATTTGCCAAGCGGCGAGTCCATGCCCATCGAGGAGAGCGGAAACGTGATCATCCTCACCTACGCATACCAGAAAGCGACCGGCAGCGGCGATCTGGCGACCACCTATGCTGCTCAACTGGAGCAGTATGCCACGTACCTGAATGAGAACGGCCTCTACCCCGCCGCACAGCTGTCCCTCAACGATGCACTGGGCGCCCTTGCCAACCAGACCAATTTGGGCATCAAGGCCGCCGTCGGCTTGACCACGTACGGTACCCTGACGGGTCAGCAGAAGTACATTGCCACCGGCAAGGACTGGGCCGACAAGATCTGGACGGACCACCTCGGCACGGATGAACAGGGAACTCACTTCCTGCTCCAGTATGGCACCCCGCCGTGGTTCCTCGCCTTCAACCAGTACGCGGACATCCTCTTTGACCTCAACGCCTTCCCCGAGGAGTCATTCAATGCTACCGGGGAGTTTTACCCGACTGTGCGCGCCGCGGCCGGCGTTCCTTTGGATGGATCTGTAGGCTGGGGCCAGACCAACTGGCAGGGCTTTGTGGCCGCTACGGTGGACGGCGATGCGCGCGAGATGTTCATCAGCGACATGCACAGCTATATCTCCAACGGACTCAATACCGCCCCCTTTTCTGACCGATACTGGGTGCAAACCAGTGGCTCAAACTCCCCAGGCGAGGCATACGCGTTTCGTGCTCGACCTACCCTCGGCAGCCATTTTGCGCTGGCTGCGCTCCGGGGCGCCAATACGTGGCTTTGA
- a CDS encoding uncharacterized protein (ID:PFLUO_000140-T1.cds;~source:funannotate) translates to MYAVEQDRAHPVPPPPPPLSMDRISGPAAGYPTPGSAGLQSVDHLAPRSYVHEGRIWSLQVVQQPIRARMCGFGDKDRRPITPPPCIRLIVRDAQTEKEIDINEIDTSFYVLTVDLWNADGTNEVNLVKHSATSPSISTAMSSSYPPPPQSMSPTYSAYNNPYGQPVYPGMNNYYGGGQMGYQNPYGASPQAGYYPNQYYQGGGQMATAMSPAAAQPVSGGPGGMFTRNLIGSLSASAFRLTDPDNKIGVWFILQDLSVRTEGTFRLKMSFVNVGTQSTETSNGTPVINHGSAPILASVFSEPFQVFSAKKFPGVIESTQLSKCFALQGIKIPIRKDGVKGSRGRGGDGDDDGDDYD, encoded by the exons ATGTACGCTGTGGAACAGGATAGGGCCCATCcggtgccgccgccaccgccgcccctCTCAATGGATCGCATCTCTGGCCCAGCGGCTGGCTATCCCACGCCGGGCTCGGCCGGTTTACAGTCGGTCGACCACCTGGCGCCCCGGTCCTATGTCCATGAAGGCCGCATCTGGTCTCTCCAGGTGGTACAGCAGCCCATCCGGGCTCGCATGTGCGGCTTTGGTGATAAG GATCGGAGACCCATCACGCCGCCACCATGTATCCGGCTGATCGTGCGCGATGCACAAACAGAAAAGGAGATTGATATCAA TGAGATCGATACTTCATTCTACGTCCTGACCGTCGATTTGTGGAATGCCGATGGCACCAACGAAGTGAACCTGGTCAAACATTCTGCTACCtcgccctcgatctcgactGCCATGTCCTCCTCGTACCCTCCGCCCCCGCAGAGCATGTCTCCCACCTACTCCGCCTACAACAACCCGTACGGGCAACCCGTCTATCCGGGGATGAACAACTACTATGGCGGTGGTCAGATGGGATACCAGAACCCTTACGGAGCGTCTCCCCAGGCTGGCTATTACCCGAATCAGTACTATCAAGGTGGTGGCCAAATGGCAACCGCCATGTCCCCCGCTGCGGCACAGCCCGTCTCGGGTGGACCAGGCGGCATGTTCACTCGCAACTTGATCGGGAGCCTTAGCGCAAGTGCCTTCCGGCTGACCGACCCAGACAACAAGATTGGTGTATGGTTTATTCTACAGGATCTCAGTGTGCGAACAGAGGGTACATTCCG TCTAAAGATGAGTTTTGTCAACGTGGGTACACAGTCCACGGAGACTAGCAACGGTACACCCGTGATCAACCACGGGAGTGCCCCGATTCTCGCCTCGGTCTTCAGCGAGCCCTTCCAggtcttctcggccaagAAGTTCCCTGGTGTTATCGAGAGCACGCAACTGAGCAAATGTTTCGCCTTGCAGGGAATCAAGATCCCGATCCGCAAGGATGGTGTGAAGGGTTCCCGTGGACGgggcggagacggcgatgacgacggcgacgactACGATTAG
- a CDS encoding uncharacterized protein (ID:PFLUO_000137-T1.cds;~source:funannotate) encodes MATSCAPRQSFQPQARLSVSSSASSRSSPSLPPTMTELDPQTSLRLSDEDDDSDPMQASLPAEMEEALHLQDLELMMHWCTTTYRSVMRDRLDKPLWQTVIPRLSLRHAPLRHGLLALSALHLAATSMSPDRKWTYVVTAREHQTEALAGIQSAELYDLTTAECSAVFALCILMTIFPFAYCQINNVEDEPPHDDDEEDDGQSSILDEFIEVFQLTRWLLGAMNAVTDRVAASDLAPLTTPAEARPTMPDMSRLVVQALQRQNELETAREPAQHETAVFESAIHHLSDSLETLMKGAEPKTFAFCWISNVPAAFVDLVEQRQPFALVVLAHYTVIIHHLRDSWWMGDWGTRVLREIGDALGPDWRPLINWPVDATGCFLPEI; translated from the coding sequence ATGGCCACCTCTTGTGCACCGCGGCAGTCCTTCCAACCTCAGGCGCGCTTGTCAGTTTCATCCTCAGCCTCTAGtcggtcttcgccatcacTGCCGCCAACAATGACCGAACTGGATCCTCAGACAAGCCTCCGGTTGTctgacgaggatgatgactCCGACCCAATGCAGGCTAGCCTCCCAGCAGAGATGGAAGAGGCCTTGCATCTGCAAGACCTGGAATTGATGATGCATTGGTGCACGACGACCTACCGCTCGGTGATGCGGGACCGCCTCGACAAACCACTTTGGCAAACAGTTATTCCGCGACTATCACTCCGACATGCCCCACTACGGCACGGCCTATTAGCCCTATCTGCCCTTCATCTTGCCGCAACGAGCATGAGCCCAGACCGGAAGTGGACGTATGTTGTCACAGCTCGTGAACACCAAACCGAGGCCCTCGCGGGAATCCAGTCAGCCGAACTATACGACCTCACCACGGCAGAATGCAGCGCGGTCTTTGCACTGTGTATCCTCATGACCATCTTTCCATTTGCATACTGCCAAATCAACAATGTGGAAGATGAACCCCCAcatgacgacgacgaagaagacgacgggCAATCCAGCATCCTAGACGAATTCATAGAAGTCTTCCAATTGACGAGATGGCTTCTCGGCGCAATGAACGCCGTAACCGACCGCGTCGCAGCCAGTGACCTCGCACCGCTGACTACACCCGCCGAAGCCCGCCCGACGATGCCGGACATGTCGCGCCTGGTAGTGCAGGCACTACAGCGTCAGAACGAGCTCGAGACCGCCCGGGAACCAGCCCAGCACGAGACCGCGGTCTTCGAGTCTGCCATTCATCACCTGAGTGACTCGCTCGAGACGCTGATGAAAGGCGCCGAGCCGAAGACATTTGCCTTTTGCTGGATATCTAATGTCCCCGCTGCATTTGTGGATCTCGtggagcagcgccagccgtTTGCGCTGGTGGTCTTGGCCCATTATACGGTTATCATCCATCACCTGCGGGActcgtggtggatgggtgACTGGGGCACCCGCGTGCTGAGGGAGATTGGCGATGCCCTCGGGCCGGACTGGAGGCCGCTGATCAATTGGCCGGTGGATGCGACAGGGTGTTTTCTTCCAGAGATTTAA
- a CDS encoding uncharacterized protein (ID:PFLUO_000136-T1.cds;~source:funannotate) — translation MSGRNVSHGRGGAGNISRQQSATTPHDLVTPTIKQEVYTTGRGGSGNMVHNDLGRPEIARESQDVESPPLRAEQIPHHTGRGGAANAYIPSLEEERKHRQEKEAELKRVRTASKDRVKEIEKEQKERNQSPAS, via the exons ATGAGCGGTCGCAACGTATCGcacggccgcggcggagCCG GAAATATCTCCCGGCAACAATCCGCCACCACACCCCACGACCTCGTCACCCCGACCATCAAGCAAGAGGTCTACACAaccggccgcggcggctCAGGCAACATGGTGCACAATGACCTCGGGCGGCCGGAGATTGCGCGCGAGAGTCAAGACGTTGAATCGCCGCCGTTGCGCGCGGAGCAGATCCCCCACCACACCGGACGAG GCGGCGCGGCGAATGCTTATATCCCTTCTCTTGAAGAGGAGAGGAAACATCGACAGGAAAAGGAGGCAGAGTTGAAGCGGGTGCGCACTGCATCCAAGGATCgcgtcaaggagatcgaaaaggagcagaaggagcgCAATCAGTCGCCTGCGAGCTGA